One genomic segment of Solidesulfovibrio magneticus RS-1 includes these proteins:
- a CDS encoding TraK family protein, with protein sequence MTKSGRIARCMGRVEFRSCQIEILDMHKKGYANKHIYDKLAAQGMLTLAYSTFNAHLRKMLQAKDSKQIEIQSVDQKKIFEVPRSTELI encoded by the coding sequence ATGACTAAATCAGGTCGCATTGCCCGATGCATGGGCCGTGTAGAATTTAGATCTTGTCAGATCGAGATTCTCGATATGCACAAAAAAGGGTACGCCAATAAGCACATCTACGATAAATTGGCAGCACAGGGGATGTTGACATTGGCATACTCAACGTTTAATGCCCATCTTCGCAAGATGTTGCAGGCAAAAGATTCAAAACAAATAGAAATACAATCAGTCGATCAGAAGAAAATATTTGAAGTACCCCGCAGCACTGAATTGATCTAG
- a CDS encoding recombinase family protein, with amino-acid sequence MQGHRIGYVRVSSFDQNPERQLEHVQVDKVFTDKASGKDTRRPQLDALLAFVREGDTVVVHSMDRLARNLDDLRRLVHSLTQRGVRIEFVKESLSFTGEDSPMANLMLSVMGAFAEFERALIRERQREGISLAKQRGAYRGRKKALAQDRVLELRRRVAAGEKKAPLAREFGISRETLYQYLKTND; translated from the coding sequence TTGCAGGGGCACCGCATCGGCTACGTCCGCGTCAGCAGTTTCGACCAGAACCCGGAACGGCAGCTCGAACACGTTCAGGTGGACAAGGTGTTCACCGACAAGGCGTCAGGTAAGGACACGCGACGGCCACAGCTCGACGCGCTGCTCGCCTTCGTGCGCGAGGGTGATACGGTGGTGGTGCACAGCATGGACCGCCTGGCGCGAAATCTGGACGACCTGCGTCGCCTGGTGCACAGCCTTACCCAGCGTGGCGTGCGTATCGAATTCGTGAAGGAAAGCCTGAGCTTCACCGGCGAGGATTCACCAATGGCTAACCTAATGCTGTCGGTGATGGGGGCGTTCGCCGAGTTTGAACGCGCCCTGATCCGAGAGCGGCAACGCGAGGGCATCTCGCTCGCCAAACAGCGAGGTGCCTACCGGGGGCGCAAAAAGGCGCTCGCTCAAGATCGGGTGCTCGAACTGCGGCGTCGTGTCGCTGCCGGCGAAAAGAAGGCACCGCTCGCCCGCGAGTTCGGCATCAGCCGCGAAACCCTCTACCAGTACCTCAAAACGAACGACTGA
- a CDS encoding Tn3 family transposase — protein MPRRSLLTPAERATLLAFPTTDDELIRHYTLSEADLSVIRQRRGNHNRLGFAVQLCYLRYPGFALPSEAEPPASLLNIIGSQLYIEPDIWPQYAQRPETRREHLLELQAWLNLAPFAAADYRHLVQQLAELAKQTDRGIVLAEALVDLLRQQCIILPALDVIDRVCSEALTRGTRQVYEALTTPLTDHHRRALDALLAIREGSKSSGLIWLRQPPGAPKPKHVLAHLERLKTLRELGLPDGLEHAVHQNRLLKLAREGGQMTAQHLRDLEPARRYATLVAVLLDTRATLIDEIIDLHDRFIGSLFGKAKRKHADRFQESAKAINDKMRLYSRIGRALLDAKLSGDDPFAAIEAIMPWEAFTESITEAERLAQPEEFDYLALVGDGFNQFRRYTPTLLDALNLKAAPAARDLLEAVEVLKDMNSRQARKVPDDAPTSFVRKRWENLVHTSDGLDRRYYELCVLSELKNSLRSGDIWVQGSRQFKDFEDYLLPPARFSAQRDQLELGLAVETDCNRYLESRLIVLQEQLDTVERLAAAHELPDAAITSSGRLKISPLNNAVPDHAEALMQQAYSLLPHLKITELLLEVDGWTGFTRHFKHLKSGATADDKHLLLTAVLADAINLGLSKMAESCPGTTYAKLTWLQAWHIRDETYSAGLAELVNAQFRQPFAAYWGDGTTSSSDGQNYKAGGRGQFAGQVNLKYGQEPGVQFYTHISDQYAPFHTKIINATVRDATHVLDGLLYHESDLRIEEHYTDTAGFTDHVFALMQLLGFRFAPRIRDLADKRLYIHGDAKQYPTLAGLIGGSVNIKHVRAHWDEILRLAASIKQGTVTASLMLRKLGSYPRQNGLAVALREFGRIERTLFALNWMQNIELRRRVQIGLNKGEAKNALARAVFMNRLGEIRDRSFQNQRYRASGLNLVVTAIILWNTVYLERAIHLLRDTSQAIDEKLLPHLSPLGWEHINLTGDYIWRQHKLIEQGKFRPLRMLAEA, from the coding sequence ATGCCGCGCCGCAGTCTGTTGACGCCCGCCGAGCGGGCCACCTTGCTGGCATTCCCCACGACAGACGATGAACTGATCCGGCACTACACCTTATCCGAGGCAGACCTGTCGGTGATACGTCAGCGGCGCGGCAATCACAACCGTCTCGGCTTCGCAGTGCAGTTGTGCTACCTGCGCTATCCTGGCTTTGCTCTGCCCAGTGAAGCGGAACCTCCCGCATCCCTTCTGAATATCATCGGCAGCCAGTTGTACATTGAGCCGGACATCTGGCCGCAGTACGCGCAACGCCCGGAGACTAGGCGCGAGCACCTGCTGGAATTGCAGGCATGGCTGAACCTTGCACCATTCGCGGCCGCTGATTACCGGCACCTCGTGCAACAACTCGCCGAACTGGCCAAGCAAACCGACCGGGGCATCGTGCTCGCCGAAGCGTTGGTCGATCTGCTGCGGCAGCAATGCATCATCCTGCCGGCGCTCGACGTGATCGACCGGGTATGCAGCGAAGCGCTGACGCGTGGCACGCGACAAGTCTATGAGGCGCTGACAACACCCCTGACCGATCACCACCGTCGAGCGCTCGACGCACTGCTGGCGATTCGTGAGGGCTCCAAGAGCAGCGGATTGATCTGGCTGCGTCAGCCGCCGGGGGCACCCAAGCCCAAGCATGTGCTGGCCCACCTGGAACGGCTGAAGACCCTGCGCGAACTGGGGCTGCCAGATGGGCTGGAACACGCGGTCCATCAGAACCGGCTGCTGAAGCTCGCCCGTGAGGGCGGGCAGATGACCGCTCAACACCTGCGCGACCTAGAGCCAGCCCGCCGCTACGCGACGTTGGTGGCGGTCCTTCTCGACACCCGCGCCACCCTGATCGACGAAATCATCGACCTTCACGATCGATTTATCGGTTCGCTGTTCGGCAAGGCCAAGCGCAAGCATGCCGACCGCTTCCAGGAATCCGCTAAGGCGATCAACGACAAGATGCGCCTCTACTCCCGCATTGGCCGTGCTCTGCTCGATGCCAAGCTGTCGGGCGACGATCCATTCGCCGCCATTGAGGCGATCATGCCGTGGGAGGCGTTCACCGAGAGCATCACCGAGGCCGAACGGCTGGCCCAGCCGGAAGAATTCGACTATCTCGCCCTCGTTGGCGACGGCTTCAACCAGTTCCGGCGCTACACGCCGACCTTGCTGGACGCGCTGAACCTGAAGGCCGCTCCGGCAGCGCGCGATCTGCTGGAAGCGGTCGAAGTGCTGAAGGATATGAACTCACGGCAGGCACGCAAGGTGCCGGACGACGCGCCCACCTCGTTCGTGCGCAAGCGCTGGGAGAATCTGGTGCATACGTCAGACGGGCTGGACCGGCGTTACTACGAGTTGTGCGTGCTGTCCGAGCTGAAGAACTCTCTGCGCTCGGGCGACATCTGGGTGCAGGGCTCGCGTCAGTTCAAGGACTTCGAGGACTATTTGTTGCCGCCGGCACGCTTCTCGGCGCAGCGCGACCAGCTCGAGCTGGGGCTGGCGGTCGAAACCGATTGCAATCGCTACCTGGAATCACGGCTGATAGTGCTGCAAGAGCAATTAGATACTGTAGAAAGACTGGCCGCCGCCCATGAACTGCCCGACGCGGCCATTACCAGCTCCGGCCGTCTCAAGATCAGCCCCTTGAACAATGCGGTTCCAGACCACGCGGAAGCGCTGATGCAGCAGGCGTACAGCCTGCTGCCGCACCTGAAAATCACTGAGCTGCTGCTGGAAGTCGATGGCTGGACCGGCTTTACCCGCCACTTCAAGCACCTCAAGAGCGGTGCCACGGCCGACGATAAGCACTTGCTGTTGACCGCCGTTCTGGCGGATGCCATCAACCTGGGCCTGTCCAAGATGGCCGAGTCCTGCCCCGGCACGACCTACGCCAAGTTGACCTGGTTGCAGGCGTGGCACATCCGCGACGAAACCTACTCGGCGGGGCTTGCCGAACTGGTCAACGCGCAGTTCCGGCAGCCGTTCGCCGCTTACTGGGGCGACGGCACCACCTCGTCGTCGGACGGGCAAAACTACAAGGCTGGCGGCCGTGGGCAGTTCGCCGGACAGGTGAACCTGAAGTACGGCCAGGAGCCGGGCGTGCAATTCTACACCCACATCTCCGATCAGTACGCGCCGTTCCACACCAAGATCATCAACGCCACCGTGCGCGACGCGACCCACGTCCTCGACGGGCTGCTTTACCACGAGTCCGACCTGCGCATCGAGGAGCACTACACCGACACCGCCGGTTTCACCGACCATGTTTTCGCGTTGATGCAGCTTTTGGGGTTCCGCTTCGCGCCACGCATCCGTGACCTCGCCGATAAGCGTCTGTATATCCACGGCGACGCCAAGCAGTATCCGACGCTCGCCGGCCTTATTGGCGGAAGTGTCAACATCAAACACGTTCGCGCTCATTGGGACGAAATCCTGCGACTCGCCGCCTCCATCAAACAGGGCACGGTTACGGCCTCACTGATGCTTCGCAAGCTCGGCAGTTACCCACGTCAAAATGGCCTAGCGGTAGCCCTGCGTGAGTTTGGACGCATCGAGCGCACGCTGTTCGCGCTCAACTGGATGCAGAACATCGAGTTGCGCCGAAGGGTGCAGATCGGGCTGAACAAGGGGGAAGCGAAGAACGCCCTAGCGCGGGCGGTGTTCATGAACCGGCTCGGCGAAATCCGCGACCGCAGCTTCCAGAACCAGCGCTACCGCGCCAGCGGCCTCAACCTGGTGGTGACAGCGATAATCCTGTGGAACACGGTCTATCTGGAACGCGCTATCCATTTGCTACGCGACACTAGCCAGGCCATCGATGAGAAGCTGCTGCCACATCTGTCCCCCCTGGGCTGGGAGCACATCAACCTGACCGGCGACTACATCTGGCGGCAGCACAAGCTGATCGAGCAAGGTAAATTTCGGCCGCTCCGGATGCTTGCTGAGGCTTAG
- a CDS encoding NTP transferase domain-containing protein, translating into MKAIILAAGVGSRLGKPFPKALSQLPSGETIMGRQIRILRENGLSEIIVVVGFKMALLMEHFPSVLYK; encoded by the coding sequence ATGAAAGCGATCATTCTGGCGGCCGGCGTCGGTTCCCGGCTGGGCAAGCCGTTTCCCAAGGCCTTGTCCCAGCTGCCCAGCGGAGAAACCATCATGGGCCGGCAGATCCGCATTTTGCGGGAAAACGGCCTGAGCGAGATCATCGTGGTCGTCGGGTTCAAGATGGCGCTTTTAATGGAGCATTTTCCCAGCGTCCTGTACAAGTAG
- a CDS encoding CDP-glycerol glycerophosphotransferase family protein: protein MDQAPSAAVRLAAVLAKTPKAPDHVVFVGRAGGLFIDNGKYAFLHAVRHAPHLRCAFMTFDAGQAKLLRAKGLDAFCFDDPDGPSRLARAAIVVSDDMSWKTRTLAPLFTQGAFLVQLWHGIPLKAIGFPEIQSAVNMNPEKARDLTVGYSGYDAVLSTSPFFREKAFARAFRAKAFWDLGYPRNDALQRAPDKLDMINVDQTLYVELVRAKKQGLKIVFYMPTFRDLGGDPWGDGAFDYPLFADFARARGVLLVCKFHPYIRLDFTGQIEHLRFCPPESDAYPLLRLADLLMTDYSSIYFDFLLTDKPMLFFPYDFEAYVTRNRELLFDYDAFTPGPKAHDTKSLLAAMADLLDGKDDFIQARQKLKELSFAEPDARAGQRLLGALTEVSTALGRSPDVNPNNERFP from the coding sequence ATGGACCAAGCGCCATCCGCGGCCGTCAGGCTGGCGGCCGTTTTAGCCAAGACGCCCAAGGCGCCTGACCACGTCGTGTTCGTGGGCCGAGCCGGAGGCCTTTTTATCGACAACGGCAAATACGCCTTTTTGCACGCCGTCCGACACGCCCCTCATCTGCGCTGCGCCTTCATGACCTTCGACGCCGGCCAGGCCAAGCTGTTGCGGGCCAAGGGCCTGGACGCCTTTTGCTTTGACGACCCCGACGGGCCGTCGCGGCTGGCCCGGGCGGCCATAGTGGTCTCCGACGACATGAGCTGGAAAACCAGGACCCTGGCCCCGCTGTTCACCCAGGGGGCCTTTCTGGTGCAGCTGTGGCACGGCATTCCGCTCAAGGCCATCGGCTTTCCCGAAATTCAGTCCGCCGTAAACATGAACCCGGAAAAGGCCCGGGATCTGACCGTTGGCTATTCCGGCTACGACGCCGTGCTGTCCACTTCCCCCTTTTTCCGGGAAAAAGCCTTTGCCCGGGCCTTTCGCGCCAAGGCCTTCTGGGACCTGGGCTATCCGCGCAACGACGCCTTGCAGCGCGCCCCGGACAAGCTCGACATGATCAACGTCGACCAGACCCTGTACGTCGAGCTGGTCAGGGCGAAAAAGCAAGGCCTGAAAATCGTGTTTTACATGCCGACCTTCCGGGATCTCGGCGGCGATCCCTGGGGCGACGGCGCGTTTGATTACCCGTTGTTCGCGGACTTTGCCCGAGCACGCGGCGTGTTGCTCGTCTGCAAGTTCCATCCCTACATCAGGCTCGATTTTACGGGACAGATCGAGCATTTGCGCTTTTGTCCCCCGGAAAGCGACGCCTACCCGCTGCTGCGCCTGGCCGACCTGCTGATGACGGATTATTCCTCCATCTATTTCGATTTCCTGTTGACCGACAAGCCCATGCTCTTTTTTCCCTACGACTTTGAGGCGTACGTCACGCGCAACCGCGAACTGCTCTTTGACTACGACGCCTTCACTCCAGGCCCCAAGGCGCATGACACCAAGAGCTTGCTTGCCGCCATGGCCGATCTGCTTGACGGCAAAGACGACTTTATCCAGGCCCGGCAGAAGCTTAAGGAACTGTCTTTTGCCGAGCCCGATGCCCGGGCGGGGCAGCGCCTGCTTGGGGCCCTGACGGAGGTTTCGACGGCCCTGGGCCGATCCCCTGACGTGAACCCCAACAACGAGAGGTTCCCATGA
- a CDS encoding ParA family protein, with amino-acid sequence MAKPIIITVGNNKGGVGKSTTCVNLSAGLAQEGATVLVVDGDPQSNTTSTLLPDFGLRENSSLVKALEDPEGAFSPNACATKTEHMEIVPNSIRCMEWEVRSYAGIDSVLGFSRLLQNDKDISRYDYMIIDTPPNIGPMLRNSLLISDFVLVPCPVGDQYALDGFSTFIQVLSQAKQQNKKLLLLGVVLTKFDGRAVTHKKNKDRIRAFFDAKGIPVFDTEIRVNIDIDRAHSHRKSIFEFDATKSGALDYHALAREVIARVEKQA; translated from the coding sequence ATGGCCAAACCCATTATCATCACAGTGGGCAACAACAAGGGGGGCGTTGGAAAGTCCACGACTTGCGTCAATCTTTCCGCAGGGTTGGCTCAGGAAGGGGCTACGGTGTTGGTGGTGGACGGCGATCCGCAGTCCAATACCACATCCACGCTTTTGCCCGATTTTGGGTTGCGCGAAAATTCCAGTCTGGTCAAGGCGCTCGAAGATCCCGAAGGCGCGTTTAGCCCAAACGCCTGCGCCACCAAAACAGAACACATGGAAATTGTCCCCAATTCCATCCGTTGCATGGAATGGGAAGTGCGCTCCTATGCCGGCATAGATTCGGTGCTGGGCTTTTCCAGGCTGCTGCAAAACGACAAGGACATTAGCCGCTACGATTACATGATCATCGACACGCCGCCCAACATCGGCCCCATGCTGCGCAATTCCCTGCTCATCTCGGACTTTGTCCTGGTGCCGTGTCCGGTCGGAGACCAGTACGCCCTGGACGGGTTTTCCACGTTTATCCAGGTGCTTTCCCAGGCCAAGCAGCAAAACAAGAAGCTGCTTTTACTCGGCGTGGTGCTGACCAAATTCGACGGCCGGGCCGTGACCCACAAGAAGAACAAGGACCGCATCCGGGCCTTTTTCGACGCCAAGGGCATTCCGGTTTTCGACACGGAGATCCGGGTCAACATCGACATCGACCGGGCGCACTCCCACCGCAAATCCATTTTCGAGTTTGACGCCACCAAGTCCGGCGCCTTGGACTACCACGCCCTGGCCCGCGAGGTGATCGCTCGTGTCGAAAAGCAAGCCTAG